A stretch of the Porifericola rhodea genome encodes the following:
- a CDS encoding xylulokinase, producing MIDQSEGYLLGYDVGSSSIKASLVSIADGKVLGSATSPSQEMPMLAVQEGWAEQDPELWWEHIVKATQQLKAAHPKALAQTQAIGISYQMHGLVLVDKAQQVLRPSIIWCDSRAVSIGRKAFDALGKDYSLGHLLNSPGNFTASKLRWVKENEPDLYQRIHKVMLPGDFIAMKLSGEICTTVSGLSEGIMWDFREQSLAVQLLDHYGISQDYIPEVVPTFAEQGRVSSQIADELGLPVGTPIAYRAGDQPNNALSLNVLQPGEVATTAGTSGVIYGVSDQLDYDPQSRVNTFAHVNYSKEQPRYGILACVNGTGIQNSWLKNNIMGAHADYEKMNQLAADVPIGSAGLSVLPFGNGAERTLANAEVDAHIHGLQFNTHSQAHVLRAAQEGIVFALKYSFDIMQAMGMQINKVKAGKANMFLSPIFREAFANVTGAALELYNTDGAVGAARGAGVGAGIYSGFEEAFSALELVGEVQPEADKQLAYGEAYTQWLHLLQQHLG from the coding sequence ATGATTGACCAATCCGAAGGTTATTTGTTAGGATATGATGTGGGTAGCTCATCCATAAAAGCCAGCCTTGTAAGTATCGCAGACGGCAAGGTGCTGGGCAGTGCTACCTCCCCCTCACAGGAAATGCCTATGCTGGCTGTACAGGAAGGCTGGGCAGAACAAGACCCGGAATTGTGGTGGGAACATATCGTAAAAGCTACACAACAACTTAAAGCAGCGCATCCTAAGGCTCTGGCACAGACCCAGGCTATTGGCATATCTTATCAGATGCATGGGCTGGTGCTGGTAGACAAGGCTCAGCAGGTGCTTCGTCCTTCTATTATCTGGTGCGATAGCCGAGCTGTAAGTATTGGGCGCAAGGCTTTTGATGCACTAGGGAAAGACTATAGCCTGGGGCATTTACTCAATAGCCCTGGAAACTTTACCGCCTCCAAACTAAGGTGGGTAAAAGAAAATGAACCGGACTTATATCAGCGTATTCATAAAGTAATGCTGCCTGGCGATTTTATTGCCATGAAGCTCAGCGGAGAAATTTGTACTACTGTTTCTGGTCTGTCAGAAGGTATTATGTGGGATTTTCGCGAACAGTCGCTGGCAGTACAACTGCTAGACCACTATGGTATTAGCCAGGACTATATTCCTGAAGTAGTACCTACTTTTGCCGAACAGGGTAGGGTAAGCAGCCAGATTGCCGATGAGCTAGGTTTGCCGGTAGGTACACCTATTGCCTACCGGGCCGGGGATCAGCCCAATAACGCGCTTTCTCTTAATGTGCTTCAACCTGGTGAGGTAGCTACTACTGCCGGTACCTCTGGAGTAATTTATGGGGTAAGTGATCAGCTGGATTATGACCCACAGTCCAGAGTAAACACCTTTGCTCACGTCAATTACAGTAAGGAACAGCCTCGCTACGGTATACTGGCCTGTGTTAATGGTACCGGTATACAAAATAGCTGGCTAAAAAATAATATTATGGGTGCCCATGCTGATTATGAAAAAATGAATCAGCTGGCAGCAGACGTCCCAATCGGCTCTGCCGGACTTAGTGTACTACCTTTCGGAAACGGAGCCGAGCGCACTTTAGCTAATGCTGAAGTTGACGCACATATACACGGCTTACAGTTTAACACGCACAGCCAGGCGCATGTATTGCGTGCGGCTCAGGAGGGTATCGTTTTCGCCCTCAAATATAGCTTTGATATTATGCAGGCTATGGGAATGCAGATAAACAAAGTAAAAGCAGGCAAAGCTAATATGTTTTTAAGCCCCATCTTTAGAGAAGCTTTTGCGAATGTTACCGGAGCAGCATTAGAATTGTACAATACTGATGGTGCCGTAGGGGCCGCCCGTGGAGCTGGAGTAGGGGCTGGTATCTACTCAGGTTTTGAAGAAGCTTTTTCTGCGCTGGAACTGGTGGGAGAAGTACAACCTGAGGCTGATAAGCAACTAGCTTATGGAGAAGCCTACACACAATGGCTACACCTTCTGCAACAGCATTTAGGCTAA